CTGATGAATTCCCACGCACCGGATGGGGCATTATATGGCTCCAGGATGTGTGTAGTAAATGATAATGGTTTAAGAACACAAAAGGCAGGTCGGTAATTCACAGGTGCCGATGCTCGAGTATAGTGCAGAGAAAAATTTTCGGCAAAAATGTCTGGAACATTGTAGATAGTGCCATTGGAGGTAACACCAGGTACACATGAGGGTATCCGATATCCGTAAAGCCGTCTGAGCTCAGCCCAAACCTGCAAAGGAGAGATATGTGGTCTGAAGATGGAAACATTCCATTCCCAGCCTTCGCCCTTTCGTCTTCTTATTAGGTGGCAGACCGGGGCACGAAGCCACTTAAGGCAATGTGGCTCTCTACAGACGGGATACCGCCTACTATCACTAATGGCCTCTGCAATTTCCGAGGACCGCCAGGTACCACCTCGTGTCGGGCGGGCCCGAGGAACGGGGGACCACTAAATCGGCCGTAGTTGTATTCCGGACCATTCGGTCAATATCTCTGCGTGCCAGGGAGCCGAGATCGACAGCAGAGGCAAAAGAATCCCAGTCGGCACTGTCGAGAGGCCACCTGGGCGGGCGCAGAGGGCAGTTGCAGCAGGGAGGGCAGAAGGGTCGGGGAGTGGTCACTACCCCACAGGCCACTGTGGGCGGGTGCAAGAAGACGATGGCTGCAGTCGAAAAGGTCTGCGGCCGATAAAGTGCTGTGCACCAGGCCGAAGTTTGTGGGGGTACGTGTATTCGAGAGGCAGAGGCCAAGCTGTGCCAGTAAATTTTCGAGGTCCTTACTGCGGTCAGTGATAATGGTTCCACCCCACAAGACACTGTGGGCCTTGAAATCACCAAGATTAGGAAAGGTGGGGGGAGTTGAGAAACCAAAGTAAACCGTATGTTCTGAGACACTTCACCACTGGAAAGCAAGTAAACGTTGCAGATGCCCTTACCTGAACAAGCACAACCTCCAAAGGTGTGTTAAGAGGCACAAGTTTGCTATACAGAGTGTCTAGAATATATGCACAAACTCTGCTCAATATCCTGCCTCAGGCACCACGATTCTTACAATATCCCCAGTATCCACAAAGGCTTGGGGTTCTGCGTTGCTAGAATACAAATCTCCTGAAGGGCAAAAGGCAGGTGATGTGCTTAAAAGGTGTCATAGCTCAGCCACGTGGTGCAAAAAACCACTACAATTCCACCAGAGAATAATGTCGACGTATAACTGATGCAGGCAGATTGTGCCTGCTGTCATTAATTGAAGGGTTATAGCAtcagtataaatacactcctggaaattgaaataagaacaccgtgaattcattgtcccaggaaggggaaactttattgacacattcctggggtcagatacatcacatgatcacactgacagaaccacaggcacatagacacaggcaacagagcatgcacaatgtcagcactagtacagtgtatatccacctttcgcagcaatgcaggctgctaatctcccatggagacgatcgtagagatgctggatgtagtcctgtggaacggcttgccatcccatttccacctggcgcctcagttggaccagcgtttgtgctggacgtgcagaccgcgtgagacgacgcttcatccagtcccaaacatgctcaatgggggacagatccggagatcttgctggccagggtagttgacttacaccttgtagagcacgttgggtggcacgggatacatgcggacgtgcattgtcctgttggaacagcaagttcccttgccagtctaggaatggtagatcgatgacggtttggatgtaccgtgcactattcagtgtcccctcgacgatcaccagaggtgtacggccagtgtaggagatcgctccccacaccatgatgccgggtgttggccctgtgtgcctcggtcgtatgcagtcctgattgtggcgctcacctgcacggcgccaaacacgcgtacgaccatcattggcaccaaggcagaagcgactctcatcgctgaagacgacacgtctctattcgttcctccattcacgcctgtcgcgacaccactggaggcgggctgcacgatgttggcctaacggtgtgtgggaccgtagcccagctttatggagacggttgcgaatggtcctcgccgatacccctggagcaacagtgtccctaatttgctgggaagcggcggtgcggtcccctacggcactgcgtaggatcctacggtcttggcgtgcattcgtgcgtcgctgcggtccggtcccaggtcgacgggcacgtgcaccttccgccgaccactggcgacaacatcgatgtactgtggagacctcacgccccacgtgttgagcaattcggcggtacgtccacccggcgtcccgcatgcccactatatgccctcgctcaaaatccgtcaactgcacatacggttcacatccacgctgtcgcggcatgctaccagtgttaaagactgcgatggagctccgtatgccacggcaaactggctgacactgacggcggcggtgcacaaatgctgcgcagctagcgccattcaacggccatcaccgcggttcctgatgtgtccgctgtgccgtgcgtgtaatcattgcttgtacagccctctcgcagtgtccggagcaagtatggtgagtctgacacaccagagtcaatgtgttcttttttccatttccaggagtgtagattctgggTTCTGCCCTGAACTAAATTTAGACAGTTAATGGGGAATGACAGTCACCACTACGTCACCCGGCTCGTTCAAAGTGAATAGTGCCCCTGACTGGGCAGGGGATGACATTTTGATCAGAATTGACCCACTTTTCAATTTAGAGATGGCTGCCACTTCCCTAAACTCACCTCCTAAGTTCTCCACAAAGAACAGTGGCTTTGTGGCCAAGAAGGAATcaccatcagccctcgtacaaaccgAGTATTGCAGGGAGTATTGTTCTGCCTGGTGCTCAGTCCTACATTCCTCCCACAGTGCAGCCGGGGAGGCAACATTTTGAGGTCGCATCTCACTGCATTGGCAGACTGCCAGGTCTGCACGGCCACCGATGTGGGAGAACTTTGTCCACTTTATTTGTGGGTGATCTGCCACAGCGCCACGTGCTGATCTGATGCTCGGAGTTCCTGTGCCCCGGTTAAAATGTGCACATGCGAGGGCAATTTTCAGCTCGGGCACAAAAAGTGTGATCCGTGCGTGATCAGGGGCAGCCACAGTGCACGTACttgatgacacccccccccccctccccgacagaATGGCTACCGTGCTGGGTTTTGGTGTGTTACTATATTAAAGGGAAGGATGGACAGATGGAACTATACAAAGATGGAGCACACTGCACTGGCTGACCTACCCTACACAATCCACACTTCTAGGCaattttgaaaattggtggcaggtcaaacccaacaatagggttaaatggctctgagcactatgggacttaacatctgaggtcatcagtcccctataacttagaactacttaaacctaacgaacctaatgacatcacacacatccgtgcccgaggcagaattcgaacctgcgactgtaagggtcgcgcagttccggaccacGTGTTAGTTTGGTGAAAAGTTGTAGAATACGCCAGAAGTGGAAACTCGAGGCCCATTCGTAAACCGGGTCCCGACAGGGTTGACACCGAGAAAACCGTCCGAAGGAGAGGCAGGAAGAAGAAGAGATAGTGGAAGTATAAATATGTAACACAGAAAGAAAGTAATGCTGCAGTGGCTGGATCCCCATGTAAGCATGTATTCACAAAAGAGCTGTGAGCCCCATGGGGGTCTATGTTATTTGAAAGCATCCATTGTAAGCTCTCATATTTTCTAGATAATGTTTTAATTCTGGAGTTTGTCTAGGCACGTTGTGAAATTATTTTGGTAGAGCCACTTACACTGACACTAATCAATTTTTTTCACTTGTGCAACATATTCCTAATGTTTCTCTTCTCAGTTTGTTGGCACCACAGGACTGACACACTAGTGTTTGTTGCACTCTTCTGTGCAATTTTAACAGAGTGCTTCACCTGCCAAACTTTAATCTTTACttcttcattttttcacttctcCTATCCTAACATTTTGTTTGTGCACTTGTGGTCATTCTGTTTCATGAACTTCACTCATTATTACTCTACTTTGTTCATTTCTAATTTTATTTCTTCATAAGTTCCTTCACATCTGCTTCCTGAGCATCTCACTCAATCCTCTTCTCTAATTTAATCTCGTTTTCTATCTGTTAAGTTTTTTCTTAATCTGATCAGCCTCTTCTGTTGTGAAGTTAAGCGTGCTTCTCACTCTGCATCTTTTTCATTTGTTCATTGTTTCTGTTTCCTTCTTTACAATTCACCTTTTGACATTTCAGTATCCTGTTAAACgttaaaattacttaaaaaacacgaAAACTCCACTCAATACATTCTTCACTACCTGAAGCAATTCAATAATTCGAGAACACTCTTAATCACATTTATTAATGTTATAATACTGCCAACCGGTTTCGACCCGACATAGGGGGTCATCTTGTGGGCGTTTACACCatcggtcgactgctggtggtgtcactcctgtctacataacggcaggaaacgtgGAAAGTAAAAAAGGGAAGAGTGAAGTTGTCCACCTTTGATGATGGACTTCTCATTTTATTGTACTGCTGCACAGTTTGTGCCATCTGTATccttcctaccatcagctctgtGTATACTTACCATATTTAACTTTACTCAacttaaaattatattattgtagtcAAGCCAACCACAAATTCCACAGAGTAGACAGGTACATTGACTGGAACCAAAGTACATCTGTCTAACGCCTTTCACTCTAAAGTTGTCTTTTTATTCTGTTCACTAAACACTCAATGGCTGCTTTATGCTTTGTCTTTTAATTTTGTTATACCTGACATGTACTGCTGGCACGTGAGAATGACTACACACCAGTGTAGCAGTGAGcaatataaaatgaaacaacaatatAAGCCTAACAGTAAGAGACAGGCAGCAAACCGATATTCATTAGAGAAGTTTACCACAGCTGTGGTCTGTATTGCATCTAAAATATTGGTGCTCcaatattgtttccagaatgatttttcactttgcattagaatgtacaccaacgtgTCACCCCAGTACACAGCTcttatttgccaggaagtttccttccGACACTGTGTCCGAAAGTTTTGCATCGTGTACTTATTGTAATTAATGCTATCCCATTTCACAGTCTGCAACACTGACTGCTACAAAATTCTCGACTTGGATCAGATATCGAAAGTCTCGGTGACGGCAactcttttcacaatatttatcatTTTGAGTTGCGCACTTGACGATACAAGTGTGACTGTACAGTGTGACAGTGGCAGCCGCACTCTCCAGGGAACCTCCCTGCGCCCGTCCTCAGATGTGAGCCGTGCAACTCTTCCCAAGTATGAGCAGGCGACCTCACTGGCTGCTTAGCCCCCTCGGATTTTTTTCCTGTACTTTTACAATGTGAAGGACAGTGCTAGTGCTGTCCGTAGCTGTGCTTAGCAATCTAGTCTAGTAATCGCAACGTGGCTACAGCAGTTCTTGGCAgaaatgtttctcataatttttaattacatactATATCCAATATAAAATTGAACTGTAAATTAACAAATATTGACTTTTAACTACTAATTCTATTAAAATTTGAGAACttctaatgaattaaaattttgtgtaaaacaTGAAAAGTATTACTATTATATATcgaaaatgctgtttttaatgcgTTGTTCATATTTATTTGTGATTGTTAGATATGattgtttatatttgtattttatCTTTCGCACATCTGTAACAAATTatcataaatactaaaattttcgtGCAATTAGTAATTAAAAGTAAAAGaatgtattttattaaaaaattacaattaaatattcatTAACCAACATTTTCAAATTGATATTAATTacagaatgaaaataaaaagtCAAGAGTGTTTCCCATGTGAGGGTTGAAACAGTGACATCCATATTACAAGTACTATGTACAGCTGTgttacagaagttcaaaatttttttatttaagagCACTCAGAAATCTTCAAAGTtgattttttccaagtaatttcgtAAAGTGCATCGGTACAGCTTTAGGAAATTTATGTCCGGGCACCGAGCACTAAATAGTATACGTGCGAAGAAAGCACTAACAGAGAAGGGGGTGAGGCAGGGTTGTACCCTGTGTCCCACACTGTTCAAAATGtaactaagcaagcagtaaagggagcctagaagaaatttggaaagagtgaagaaataaaaacttggaggtctcGCATCGAGGTTATAATTCTGTCTCAGACAGCAAGAGGATTCCAAAGAGCAGTTGGACTCAACAGTGTCTCAGAGCTCCACATACTTCAGGTACTATTTTAGATATTGCTTGTTTCGAAATGCGAAATAAATATGCAAGGCTCTGAAATGAATCTCCTGTTGCCGGGAAACGAAGAGTAACTGCAAGCCTTTGGTTGACTGAAGTAGCTTTCCTGAAATTCGTgtctttttgttttgaaataaatggTGATATATTTGCCAGATATTCAAAACCAGTAGGTGAGATCTGAGTGAAGTTGCGGAAGCCAGAGCCGTCTTCCATACACAGCTCACGTAGCAGGTTATTTCCGCCAGTTCTATAGAATGTTTTTCTCCACCAACGACGAGGACGCCTTTCAATTTGTTTGTGTAAACCTTCTAGTATTAATAATGCAGCTCCACATATCGTTATTGTTTCTTCGACACCAGACATAACTCTGCAGCAGACGATAGGAACACAATAACACAAGGAGCACTGCAGACGGCGTGAACACACAAGAAATGTTtgccgccagtgtggacggaaacAGAGACCAGAAACAAAGTCGGAAATATTTGCGAAACATCGCAGagaacaatgttttcttttttattaaccactacaagtGGCTCCCGCGACAGGACGCAATTTTCGGATGTGTCGTTTTTGAGcaaatttgaaactttaatttgtatttttctcAACAGAGAATAACCAAAAATCCTGAAATTTAAATATTAACTAAAAGACCAACGTTATTGTACCTAAGCAAATGATTATTCAACGATATTGTAAGGAATTTTTGTAACTAATTCAATCTGTTTTTATTTGCATGGCATAtattgatgcaaaacttattttgagacCTTTTGGTGATTATCCGATGGAGATTAttaagaaaatacatattttgacGAATACGATTGACGCACAAGTGATTGACCAGCGGCTGCAGGACAGAAAATTTAATGGTGAGTCACACAATCCTGTAGTTTTCTTCTAGATTTTTCTAAAATTATCTATCTCTATTGTAGTTTGTGGTAATTATAGTATTGTTGTAGCATATGAAGTTCGTGAATTTGACCGCCAAACAGTCATTTGTTACGAAAAATTTTGTCCGCCCTGCTGCATCTTTCTCAACCATTGTTTGCAATAGAGCAATCATTTACTTTGACGAgaaaatatttcaacctaaatttGAGTCAAATATTCATTAATCAGacttacattattctctttttgacTTATGATTGTACATCCTATTACAATGGAATGCGGTAAGGTAGAGATAGTTTCGGCAGATGAGTTAAGTGAACTAGATTCATTGTTCAACCAACAAGAAAGTCCGCGTTTCCCTCCATGGACGAGTTCACAGATCAATGCAATGATTTTGCTTCAAACTTGCAACATTTGTGATAATACACAGACGGCAACTTTAAATGACGAAATGTGGAATGGACGCGAGACTAGACCGTCAGCACCAGTGTTAACATCAATGTCAGAACCGAATatgagacaaattcagcaacgtGACACAAATCGGCCATAGGAGACTGACAAACTGGACCAACTATTAGAGTTATTTGCAGACATGAAACGAGACGTTAGTCAGAAAATTGACATATTAAACCACACTATGACCGAATATTTTGAACGAACGACAAAACAGAGGACAGAATTAAATAACACCACTCAACAGCTCAGCCAGCGATTTGAGACATTGTCCGACTGAGTCACTAAACAGGAAGAAACTTTGGTTTCATTctcacatgaaacaaaaaacaatatcacACGATGTGAGAATCAGTTAACTCAAATAGTTCATGTGCAGCAGGAAGTGAACACCCGTGTGCAAGAGTTAGCTCCGGTCCACACTTCAGCTAGCTCCACCCGAGGAAAGCTGACTGAAGAAGTGGGACATATTACCCAACAGCACACAAAGGTAGTTCTTGAACAAACCCACCTCAAAGAAAAGATAGCAAAATTAGAAGACCGAGCCGATCTCGCGTCACTAAACAACGACACCAACATGGCCGAGAGAATTGTACATGAATGTAAATTGTGGGACGACTATCTGGACAAAAAACTTGAAACAATTACACAAGACATGCTTTCAAGAACAAAGACACATGTTAAAAACGAGACAAAACACATAGAAGACGAAGTGACAAAATTACGAGACAATGTTGTGCCGTGTTTGGCGATTGATGCAAACGTATTGTCAGGGAACGACAAAACAGCTAAAACCATGGCTAATGACACAGACAGAACACCTATTGTGGAATCACCTATTTCAAATCAAAATTACAATGTGCCTCTTTCTTTTCCACCACATGAGCAATATTACAGTACAACACCTAGAGTACCAAATGACATAAACCACATCAATACAGTTATGCCAACCGGCATGGCCAATGACATGTTTGTAAGGCATTGGTATTTCCAGACATTTTCCAGTGAGGACAAGCACAAAGTCCATCCTACTGTGTTTATCAGATCATTTGATGGTGTTTTTCCACGTAGTTGGTCAGAAGTCGATAAAATCAGACACGGCACCAATCTCATGAGAGGACGAGCAGCTAAGTGGGGTGCCGCTATGAAACGGCGATGCCTTACGTTTGAACAGTTCAAACAAGCCTTCTTGGACGAATTCTGGTCCGAGAATGAGCAACAAAGTCTAAGGAGAGAAGGGTGCAATCCCGAGACCTATGACCCTAAAAAAGAGACATTAAGACAATACTTTGAGAGGTACCTAGACAAGACACTGTACTGGTCCAAACCAGCCGACTTGCCAGCGATAATTGACACTTTAAAGAGCCACTTACACTTTCCATACCGAGGCAAATTAATAGGAGTAGCGGACAATGACGTTAAGACTTTCTTAAACTTCTTAGATCAAATGGACGTAGTTTACAGAGGCGATTCACGCCACTCAGATTTGGCGCATATTAGAAACCAAAATCAGCACCCACCCCAAAGGAACCATAGTGACGGTGGTTGGTGGAACCATCCGTCCGCGCCGCGACACAATACGATGCCTGCGCGCGAAACATATTCAAATGGAAACGTGTATGACGGTAGGAACAACCGCAGAAATTCGtggaataataacaacaacaataattatcacCCATATCAAAATGGTAACTACAAGCAAAATGAAAACTACAGACAGTACAACAACTGCAATAGAAGACGTGAGACTAACCGGTACAACCCGGGCTACTTTGACACGAACATGCCATGTAACAGACATAAttaccaccaaaacaataacacacaaaattcACACATGACAAATCATAAGCCTTCACGAAATTCGCCGCCATTTCCCCAGTGCACTCATGCACTCCCTGCCACGAAGTAGCAATAACAATTGCGGTGCGCCATCAGCTGACGCGTGAGCGCCAACCGGCCGGAATGTAAACATTGTGGAGCTGGTCAATGAACCCGGTAGTGATGGGTTAAACTACGATTTTCCTATATCAGTTATTtccgtgaatgctacttttcagtatctgctattcttaactgtgatttgtcgcagttaaggaacgtaggtcgcgtatccctccgccactgctatttctgctacttccgcgactgtgacttctgcgacttaccaccgtatgaaaaagttacatctgcccacacagaaaattgcatctcaacaaacctgtcgttGGTAAgtgagttttacgtttgttcttccgttggctttaattacgtattaaagaaacaactgcaaaatattattaatatgtaagtagccatacagtagcgtaatagttcgtgtttagaaaacgaattctaacatattgttatgttcacaggtacccgaactacatatCTGTCACTCACTAAATTGATAACTCCACAGATCTAGAGAAATTACCACTgcatctttagaccgttttcgtcagccgagaggttagtttctaagtgtttcgatggacttaattacttcagtgagatcgtacttgcaaatgtgaaatataccccattgagtggctttcattacagcaaatattagcaatctgctctgtcaattatattgcttgtaattagtgacagcaaaaattgtttaataatccttgtgattttgcagacacagttctgacacttgattactggttgctgtacgtatctatccacatcaaggctgttgaaagagactcgtgaagattcaagacagctcttagaggatttgcagtttaaaagtgacataattgtgaaataagtgtgcagatgattgattaaactgtgttttattgaaggtgttatgcgattttaaaggaataataaatgttaaatacagtgagtgaataatgaaaatctcattttccacatgcttAAGccttcctatacccgtaattttccgccacttatttactggtaaacactagttggagagtgacttgccgcccccccccccccccccccttctccacaatcttggtgtgac
This Schistocerca gregaria isolate iqSchGreg1 chromosome 11, iqSchGreg1.2, whole genome shotgun sequence DNA region includes the following protein-coding sequences:
- the LOC126295500 gene encoding uncharacterized protein LOC126295500, whose product is MLSRTKTHVKNETKHIEDEVTKLRDNVVPCLAIDANVLSGNDKTAKTMANDTDRTPIVESPISNQNYNVPLSFPPHEQYYSTTPRVPNDINHINTVMPTGMANDMFVRHWYFQTFSSEDKHKVHPTVFIRSFDGVFPRSWSEVDKIRHGTNLMRGRAAKWGAAMKRRCLTFEQFKQAFLDEFWSENEQQSLRREGCNPETYDPKKETLRQYFERYLDKTLYWSKPADLPAIIDTLKSHLHFPYRGKLIGVADNDVKTFLNFLDQMDVVYRGDSRHSDLAHIRNQNQHPPQRNHSDGGWWNHPSAPRHNTMPARETYSNGNVYDGRNNRRNSWNNNNNNNYHPYQNGNYKQNENYRQYNNCNRRRETNRYNPGYFDTNMPCNRHNYHQNNNTQNSHMTNHKPSRNSPPFPQCTHALPATK